The region TTTAAACAAATGACCCCACTGTGTCTTTCACCGGGAATAACATATGTTTCTAGTCTTGCCCCATTATTATTATTCACAATTTGTACCTTTTCATTGGGCAAAATGCCTACCTGCTCAAGAATGTACTCATCAATCGTAACACTTCCAACATAATTTAGATTTGCTTCCGTTACCTGTGCACGATGGATCTTTGCATTCATCATGTTGCGAAACATGTCTAATCCCCCTGTATTAAAACTCTGTAACTAGTTCTCCCTCTGAATTGAGAATTATATTGTCGATGAGACGCGCTTTCTCAAAATGAACAGCGATAGCAATAATCATATTGCCATCTGAAAAATTATAAGCTTC is a window of Bacillaceae bacterium S4-13-56 DNA encoding:
- a CDS encoding aspartate 1-decarboxylase translates to MFRNMMNAKIHRAQVTEANLNYVGSVTIDEYILEQVGILPNEKVQIVNNNNGARLETYVIPGERHSGVICLNGAAARLVQKGDIVIIISYALVSDEELKTHHPKVAIMGENNQIEKLIEKEPPLTVM